The sequence below is a genomic window from Proteus vulgaris.
GTACTTGCAACTTCTGTTTTCGTGGTACTGGTTGAGAACTGCACCCTGTCAAAGTGATTAAGAACACGATCAAGCAAAGCATCTGTGCGTATCGTATCATGCTGTTGTGCTTCATGATATATCTCCAACCTATTTTGCTGTTCATTGTCTGCGTGTTTACGCAGTTCAATATTTGTGGCCACATCCTTTTCATCTAATTGATTACCTGCAATCTGTTTATTCATTGCTCGGTTATCAAAATAAATACCGCCAGCAACAAAGCCAGCGGTAAAGGAAACAGCCAAAGCAATTAACGCTATGACGGTTTTATTCATTAACGAACCCCATTATGCTCTAATGAAAAATGATTACCGTCAGGACGAGTTTTAAAACGTCCGCCCCAACTTCCACCTAATGACTCCCAATACTCACCCAGTTCTTTATAGTCGCTGGTGGCTGTAAGGTATTTTCCGTTAGCATCAAATAGGTTGAAATCGACTGCTAAACGTTGAGTATGCAAACTGTTGCTAATACCCGATCCTTTCTTTGCATTAAGCTGTGCTTGTTCTGGTGTTCGATAAGCTTCACCAAACGTCAGCTTATATCCGTTCTGCTGAGCAAAGGTGATCAGCTTTGCAACCATACCTGTAAACGTATTCTGTTTATCGACTAATGACATATTCACCCCTTTATAAACTTGATGACATTGCCCTTACTGACCAACAACGTTGTGCAGATCAGGATATTGGCAAAGATGTTGTAGATATCAGCGTGATAATTAGGATCGAAGTAAGCGCGAATAGGTACGCTTGAAGAGTAAGCAAGAATGAGGAAAGCTAACCATCCACCTTTTTTACAGTGTTGTCTGCCGTCACGTTTAAAATAGAACACACGTAGAAATATGACGGTACAGATGATGGCATTAACAATAGTGAGCAATGTTTCGCATTTCATTGTTGCCCTCCTTGTTTCGGTATATCAGCCCTTCCGTATGCTTTTACGCTTAACTTAACCACAAGCAAAGCGGAAACAAAAGCACCTACGGCATCGATATGTTCGATTTCGTATTGCTCCGGTTTCACACCGAAAAGGCCAGTAACAGAAATAAAGATAGTTGCTGCGGGGCTAAAGAATATAAGACCACAAACGAAGCTTAGAAAGGCCAATAAAGACCTACGCTTAAAGTTATATTCAGTAGCTGCAGTGGTAAAGAAGATGGCCCCCAACAGTGAACCCATAACAACTTCTGCTGGAAGCCCTGCGAAGTAACCAAGAAAAGCAGTTGTGCCGATCCCAGCTTTTGTGTAGACATCTTCTTGCATGAGTGTAGTACCAGTGATTAATGAATAGTCATGATAATACATAACCAATGAGATAAACAAAAATGCAAAAAAAGTTAATAAATTGAAGTTTACCCCATAACACATAAAAATCATGAATATATACTACTGACCTATTTTTACATTAGTGGTAAAATTGCATAAATATCAAATTAACCCTTAGATTACTATGCAAAAAAAGAAATTTAGAACAGATATCAATGGAATGAGAGCAATTGCTGTCCTACTAGTTATCTTATTTCACTTTGACAATTCACTAGCTCCTGCTGGTTTCATTGGCGTTGATATTTTCTTCGTTATATCTGGATATTTAATGACCTCTATTATTTTGACAGGTATTGAAAATAACAATTTTTCCATTATTAAATTCTATTCAGCACGATGTAAAAGAATAATTCCAGCATTAATGCTTTTAATATTTATATTAGTGTTTCTATCTTATTTTTTGATAGAACCAAATGATTATAAGAAAATAGGTATTCATGCTCGTGACTCATTATTATTCATATCAAATATTACATATTTCAATGAGTCTGGGTATTTTGATGTTGAATCGATGGAGAAGTTCTTACTCCATACATGGTCATTATCTGTTGAGTGGCAATTTTATTTAATATATCCATTAATAATATTAGCAATCAGTAAGATAACGACATCAAGTAATACTAGAAAGTCTTTAGTGTTTCTTTTTTTTGTTTCACTAATATTGTCTTCAGTCATAACAAAAATAGATCCAAGCCAAGCATATTACATGATACACACAAGAGCATGGGAAATGATGGCTGGTGGATTAGCATTTGCATATCCTGTAGCAAAGGTTTCAGAAAAGAATAAAAAAATATTATTCTTTTTATGCCTAATTATAATTATATTTGCTTCATATTTTTTTGATAGCAATACACCTTGGCCTAGTTTTTATGCATCAATTCCTGTAGTAGCAACAGCTATAATATTAGCTATAAATTATGAAAAAAATTTCATATTAAGTAATCCTATTTTTCAAAAAATTGGTTTATGGTCTTATTCTATTTATCTATTCCATTGGCCTTTACTTGTCATAACTAAAAAATTAAACTTAGAACTAAGTTTGATAATATACTTAACAATCACTTTTATCTTAGCTATTTCTTCATATTATTTGATAGAGAAAAGAAGACTAAAAATAGTATTTATTATTCCATTCTATATTATTATTCTTATTGCTTGCCAATATATTGCTAAAGATGGAGTAACACAAAGGATAGATAAAAAAACACAAGAATATAGTAAGAATTATAAATTTTACTATAACCCATGGGTTTTATATAGAGATAAGCAAAATGATATATTATATTTTAACGAGAATTTACCATCTAAAAAAATAATATTGTCAGGTGATAGTTTTGCTTTAATGTATGTTGAAGCAATGAAAGAATATGGTGTTAATTTTGAATTATATTCTAATGAATCATGCAACACTACAATGATCAATGATTCATATAAAGGTAGTAGAAATTGCATTACAATGAAAAATAAATTCTTAGAAAGAATAGCTAAAAATGATGATTCGCCTGTAATTATATCACAACGGTGGGATTTGTATTTAAAAGGATTAGATAAAGTACAAACAGAAAATAAAATAAAATTATTTTTAGATAATTTAAAAAACAAAGGCCAAAATAGAAAATTCTATATTTTAGGTGATTATCATCAACCTAGTTATAATCCATACAGTTGTTTGTTAAACTCACAAACAATGCAAAGCAATTTTTTATCTGATTTACTTCACTCTGAAAGATGTGAAAAGATGGAGAGTAAAGATAAAGATAGCTTAAGGACAGATGTTGATATTGAAGGAATTTTTAAATTATTAACATTGCAATATGATAACATTGAATTCATTTCTATGAGAGATGAACAATGTAATAAATTCAGCTGTACAATTATAGAAAATGATAATCCTATAATTATAAAACCTCATCTCACAAAGTTCGGTGCGGAAAAATTCACTAAATTTATTATGAATAAGATAAATTACAAATAAAAAAACCACCTTTAATGAAGGTGGTATAAAACATTAAGAATAATAGGATTCGTTATGGAACCTATTATTCTTTCTTCTCACAAATAATTGCTTTAATTGCAACCTGCATAGAGCGCGGTAGTGATGTTGGTTTTACTTTCATCCTATTCAGGGTTATTAAAGCACCAGAAGAACTACTAATAACAAATGATTTTCCTGAAATATTAGAAATGGACACCGTTCCGCCATTTACCCCAAATAGCACAGGAAATCCAGTTATCCCTCCGTGGGTTATCAGGATACCATTTGATTTGTCTATTGTTATATTTTCAGAGACAAATGGTGGAATGCTTGATGAGCTCAAATCTGGTGCTCTCATCAAATCACCATCTTTTGAAACTGCAAATGAAACATCCATTAAAAAAGACAAATCTATAGCAAATTCATTATTCCCAACAGAAGCAACTGTAGGGAAACATTGAACACCAAAAACCTTACCTCCCTCATTCATTTCAACATCAAGACCAAGTATCCAGTTAGCTCTGCTTTGTAAGTAAAGTCTAACTTTATCTTCAAGCATTTCTATTCTAGAAATATTTATCGTTCTATATGAGTAACCAGTGTTCGACTTGTCAAATAGCGTTAAATTTCCGTCAGAACCAACTAATAACCTACCATACGTATATCTCCATATTTGGTCTTGTGGTAGCAGTGGAGTTCCATACATTTCAGTTTCAAATTCTGAGGAAGAGTTTTTATTAAATAGAGAATCAACAATAACACTGGCTGATTCATTCCCCATAATATTATAGCCATTTTGAGTGTAATGCACTCCTTCTCGTAATAACCCATTGCCAATGGTAAATGTCCCGCACCCAGAATAAGCCATCACCATCCAGTCGTAAGACTGGCATAGGTAATCTTGAGCGGCTTGTATACCATACCAAGATGTTTCTTTTCTATTCTGAGGGCATCCAACTCGATATAAAAAACACTTATTCAGCCCCATATCTGAGCGCATATCTCTAATTAGTTGATCTAATGTATCTTGATATTCCTGCTTTTTAGTTCCTAGCGTCATGTCTGTTTCACCTTGGTGAAACAGACATGACTTATATCCTATTGATATACCATCTCTATTTGCGACAAACATTGCGGAGTTAAATGAGCTAATCATCTTATCATAGACGGTATTTGATGGGGTTAATGGCTTTGATAGTTCAACAATAGATGATTCACCTCTAGCACAGGGAATAATTAGAACCTTTCTTCCTGTTTTCCTTATGTACTTATTAGCAAACGCAGCCCACGCGTGACCAGTACTTACATTTCCTGAAGAATAAGGGAGAGCTTTAATTATTTTTTTTATAGTATTATCTTTATAGTCATAATACATTGCACCATCGATAACATCTGGAAATCCATAAGTATCTTGAGCGTACCCAACCGCATTTGATTGTCCATACACAACAAATACATCATATATATCTCCATGATTAAAATATTGATTTATTAGCAAACCAGAAGCTTCACTTAAATTATCAAAATTAACATCACCAATTAAACTAGAACCAGAATCTTTTGCTAATTCAAGCAAAACATCACTTGCTGTTCCTTTTTCAGGCAATATAGTTATTGGCTGGCCATTATCATCAAATGCTAAAATCTTATTTGACCTTTGTTTTGTATCTGGAATTGTATTTATTATTTTATCGCGTACCCGTAAAGTTTTTCCATAGGAATTACTAACAATAGCATCTACATATTTTTTATTTGTAGCATCACCTTCTTTTTTAGGATCTCCTAAATTTTCAATCCTGTTATTTTTAGCATCATAATATTTAGATAAATAACTGGGCTTACGCAGACATAATGATAAAAAAACCAATGCCTTTTGAATTAACATTGTTAGATAATCAAAAGCATCTTCATGTACTTCAGCAAAGAATTTCCCCTGATTACGTAAGTCAGTTTCTTGTACAACAGGTAAATCACGTTCTAATAATATCTTCCAGTCTTTGGCTAATGGTTTATTTAAAACCACCTTACCGCCATGATAAGAACCAGCTCCCACAATAGTGTAATCAGTACCATCCTTTAATGTTGTTTCATTACCATCACTGTCAGCAACGACAACAATCAAATGTCTGCTTTCAAAGATACGGAAGCGGAAATCAAAATCCGTTGTTACTCCATTGCCCACATACTCTTCATGGCTTAGTTCAGTAGATACAGTCATTGCCCATCTCCTCTGGTGTTAATGAGGATATGATACGTTTAACTATAAAATATATCCATATTTGCAATAATGGTTATCAAATGGATGATTAGATTAACCATTTAGATAAACATTTTAATGCATTTACGTTATTATAGTTTGCGTGACCGTTTTCATTAGTGAGGACTTTAGCAATGGAAAAGAAGTATGAATACCCTGCACCAGCTAACTATCCAGATGTAGTGAATACCGATGAAGGGATTGAAAAATTAATTACGAAATCAAACCTTGAAGCACTTTTAACAAGGATGGGAGAAGATGGTCATGATGTATCAGCTCCACTTGTAGAACTGATTGCAATGAGAAACTTTATAGTTCAAAAGATGAGAGGCAATAAAAATATAATACCGTTAGTGGAATGTATTTTGTTTGAGCTTAAGAAGTAAGGTAAAGCACCGCTTAGACGGTGCTATTTACATATTATATGTATTTGTCTTTACCAATAAATTTTAAATTCTCTTTGATCTCTTTAATTAATGAGGTATTAAAATAATCTTTTTTATTCAAAAGCATACAAGCTGTTAATTTTATGCCATCTCCTTTAATAAAACTATAAAGTGTATTTACATCACTTGAAGAATAGATTCTAAAGTTATCACCATCAGGAATAATAAATAAAAACTGCCTTGTTGTTACTTCATATTTTTCCCATTCATCCCAATAGATGCTTGATATTCTAACATCATCACTACTAAATCTCCCTATAAAACAATCACAAAATTCTTTAATTTCAATATTTTCACGATACTCATTCGTCATCGGTTGCAATATTCTTTCTTTTACTATTAACACATCATATTTTTCTTTTTCTATTTCATTAATAGCTGATGGCAATAATTCATTATTTTTAAAAATTAACTCTAAAAACTTAATCATCACATCTGTTATCGAATAAAACTGTTGACCTGCTCTACCTTTAGCTGCTTCATATAGCAATCCGTTATATGCTAGATTATTAATTGATTTCAACACAAAACCATCAGTAGAAGAGGATATCTCAATTAGTTTATCATTTTTATTTTGATATCCAGATATCTCAAATTTATTATATATATAATATTTCCTTGCTAATTGAACATCATATACACTCAAAGATTTTAAAATTCTAGTTATCTCTCTTCTTTCTTTAATGTCAAAATCAGAATTGGAGATATTTAAAGTAAGATTGATATAATACTCTAACTTATCATTCTCAGTGTCTTTCATTACATAATCTATGATCTGCTCTGCATATTCAGGACCAAGAGCCTGTAACTTATTGGGATTATCTTTATAATTTATGCCATAAAAGAACTCAACTAGTCTTAAGACCTCATTCCCATCTAGGTATTCAATCAAATCACTTTTAAATTGTATTACTTGCTTAACTCCAGGTATAAATGATAGCCCTACCCACCTTGTTTTGGATAAAAAATTACTATTTTTTTTCTCTTTTTCTTTTTTGAAGAATTCAATTAGCTCTTTTTTCTTTTGTTCATTATCTGCTGACATATCACCATCTCATATCATTAATATTTCTTACATACTAATCCGCCCTATTCTCATTTCACACTCCCATTATGGTCAATAACTAAATAAAAAATTGCAATAACATAACCATTTTGGTAATTTACAACTCCTTATTTATGCGCCATAGTGATATTACATCAGCAAAATCTGATGTCGGGATTGGCGTCCTGAATCTATCTAAACGGCGCATACACCGCGCAAGCGGTTTTTTTGTATGTGAAATACAGTTACACCTATTCAATGGTGGGCTGTGTGGGGGCATCGAAAGATGCGCCAGTATCCGTTTAGGCTGGTACGCCAACCCCATACAGTTCACCACCAGTAATTGGCGTTGCTAGTGGTGATTACCCAAACTAAACGGAGTAATCATTATGACTAATCAGTTTCCTATCAATTTAAATCCTGAAATCGTTGTTAACAACAAAGGTCAAGCCGTTACCTCTTCTCAATCTGTGGCCGCATTTTTTATCAAGCGCCATGATGATGTTCTAAAGAAAATACGCAACCTTGATTGCTCACCAGAATTTCATAACCGCAATTTTGCGGAGATGTCCATTAACCTAAAAATAGGCAATGGAGCCATGAGGAAAACACCATTCTTTCAAATGACTAAAAATGGATTTGTATTTTTAGTTATGGGTTTTACTGGAAAGAAAGCAGCTCAATTTAAAGAGGCTTATATTTCCGAATTCGATAGAATGGAAGCCGAACTTGCAGAAGAACGTTATTTATCAATTGGTAATTCAACAGATAAAAAAGGCCTCATAGCACTTGTCGATCAGTTACAACGCACCATCCATGAAGGTGAGTTTATTCCTGCTGGGCAAGTTGCCAAAGAATATAGCTTTCCTCGCACTCGTAAAAATCGCATCGAATTACTGGATGATTTTATGCGTAACCCAAAGAAAGATGTTTTACACAATCTCCTCACCTATCTAAAAAAAGACGGTCACAACGTTGATGAAGCTGAAAGAACACTGCGTTGGGTTCGTGAATCGCTGTTAGAAATGAATGGTGCAATGCAAGAAATACGCACACACCATCAATATGTAGAAAGTTTGATTAGCCGATTATAGTGACAAGTAAGCACCAGTTTAGGCTGGTGCTTTTGTTAAATTGGTTTAAATGAAGATATAAATTTTTCCAATATCTCTAAATCTGTTTCACTGGCTTTTCCTAGCAAGTAATTAGCACTAATTCTTAATATTCTCCCATTGAAAATTCCAGTATAAGTATTTTCAAAAATAGGGTATTGCATTTTATTTTTAACAAAAAAAGAATAATTCAGAAAGTTATTTCCATTTATTAGTGAATTAGGATTTATTTTAACCATAACAATATCACTATCAACTATTTTTGGTGCACTTCCTTTTATCATTATTTTTATAAATTTTTCAGCAACAGACGGGGTCTTCATAGCTTGAATAAATTCAGTATTTGATTTAAAAAAATCACTACCTTCAATTTTCTGTCCATAAGATATTTGGACTTCAACTATTGATGAACATTGCTTACATACATATAAATCTGCAACAGGTGTTCTTGCGACTTCCCATCCTAGTTCGTTTACTTCATATAGCTCGCCTTTTTCATATGCAAACGTATATATTGGCATTGTTAACAACAAGCATAGAATTAATTGTATTATTTTCATTTCATCTGCTCCTCAACCTGATTCAATAATGGTGACAAATAAAACAAGTTTTGGAAAGGTAATAGTTTGAGTAAAAATGGGTTAACATTGTGGTGTAAAAACTACATGGGTCAATCTAAATGAAAACAAAAAAATTTTTAATTTACTCACTTGTATTTGCATTAGGCGCAATTAGCTACCCACTTGTAAACATGGGCTGGGAACAGATAAAAAAGGATGAAAGCATCTTTCTAACTGATTCAAATGCTAATTTCTTTAAGGAATATGTAATACCACTTCCAGAAGATGAAAAACCGAATAACAATTACGATGTTTTCATCGCTTATAGTGATGATTCTAAAATAGAATTAAATATTAAACTAAAAATGTTTACTCATGATGAAACAACTAATTTTTTAGAGTTTATCGCTAACAAACCTTCCTTAATGAAGGATTCATTACGTGAAATGTATTGTAAAAAACTAAATGGTGAACCTCTATTTCCAGACTCAACACTGTATCCATTCATAACCGCAAGAGAGAAAAATAAAAATATAATACTTAATTATTATGATAAATCAGGTGAAACGCTTATTTTTGGATTTGGTATATCCCCATTAAATTGTATATAAAAGCCGATACATATCGGCTTTCTAATAAATTTATTTCAGATTTTCTTCAACTTTATTAAGTATCGGAGTAAAGTAAGGCAGATTCTGCCCTGGTATTATTTGTCTTGCTGCTCTGATCGGGCCATCATCAAAGTTACCACTTAGAATGCCACTCGATATCTCACGTAAGTTTTCTAATGTACCAAATGTAGGGCCAGCAATCGAACTCAATACGCCTCTACTAGCATAGCGTGATTGCGTTCCTGTTCCTATCATAGGACCTAATCCAACCGTTCCTTCACTGGCTTTCTCTAATATGTTATTAAATTCCATTAATGGACCTAATATACCTGAGCGATCAACACCCTCAATAATAAGTTTCTCGGGTGACCAATCGATATCCCTGCCAGCTAATGTATTTTTAATCGCATAAGTTAATGAACCTAGCATAATTTGCAGAGCCATTCCGTAATAAAAATGAGCATCTCCAGCCTGTATTCCGCTTATTGTTGCACGATTAAATGAGCCAAAAATAAACGATTTAAATTGGAATATATGTTTTCCAAACAGACCACTAGACCATAATGGAGTATCACCAATACCAGGAGTTATAACTGTATTATTAACGTCTTTCATGACGGCAGATTCAAAAGCACCGCGAACAACAGGATCATCCCATTTACTGCTATTACCTATACGCAGTCCATCAACTGTTTCACCATGTTTAGCAAATTGTTGTTGAATACGGCCCAGCATGCCTTCATCAATACCTAGCTTGGCTAGCCTAGCATTAGAAGCCTGAGACCCTAGAATAATATCCGCAGTATTTATACCATTTATTGTCTTATGGAAAGAGTTCCATTGATTCATTAGAGTCAAATTTCCAAATTTACCAGTCATATAATCTAAACCAGACTCTAAGGCACTACGTTGAGCATATCCATCTGTCAAATCAGCTATTGCTCGACTACGGTCTGATAAGTATACATCTAGACCAACGCCCATTTTTCTTAGCTCTTCCTTACCAGCTTTCCACACATCACTACGAGATAACCATTTACCATAAACGTTAAATGTTTTACTAAAGCCATTGACCATAACGGCACGAGCAACATCAGGGATTGCTGAAACAGTCATCCCACCAAGCATAGTTAAGAAGTTGAGATTACGCAGAACATTACCAGCTCGAATAAATGCATTTGAAGGGTTATCAGGACGTTTATAGACACCTAAAGCCCTATCTCTCATCGCCATGATGTCTTCTACATCACGTAGCTTCAACTTACTTAAGCGTCTAATTTCACCTGATTTTTCTAGCGCTTGAATAGCTTCTTTTTGTGCTGCATCAAGCTCTTGATTAATAAATTTAAAATACTCCTTTTCTGACATGTTATTTTTCTTATCAGCATATTTAGTTTCAAGTTCTTTTCTTAGTACCGAAGGATTACCTTTCATGAGTTCGTCATATTCATCCTCGATGCTGCGTATTGTTCGCTCCATCGAAGATTCACCAAAAGCACGCGTTAACTCAACATTAGGAGCAGCATCTCGTATATGATGTTGCAAAACATAGCGGACATCATTCTCCAAAAATTCTTCAATTAATTCATCAGGTATCGCTAAAGTTCGAGATTTAGTTGAGCCAGGTAGCT
It includes:
- a CDS encoding sialate O-acetylesterase, which translates into the protein MTVSTELSHEEYVGNGVTTDFDFRFRIFESRHLIVVVADSDGNETTLKDGTDYTIVGAGSYHGGKVVLNKPLAKDWKILLERDLPVVQETDLRNQGKFFAEVHEDAFDYLTMLIQKALVFLSLCLRKPSYLSKYYDAKNNRIENLGDPKKEGDATNKKYVDAIVSNSYGKTLRVRDKIINTIPDTKQRSNKILAFDDNGQPITILPEKGTASDVLLELAKDSGSSLIGDVNFDNLSEASGLLINQYFNHGDIYDVFVVYGQSNAVGYAQDTYGFPDVIDGAMYYDYKDNTIKKIIKALPYSSGNVSTGHAWAAFANKYIRKTGRKVLIIPCARGESSIVELSKPLTPSNTVYDKMISSFNSAMFVANRDGISIGYKSCLFHQGETDMTLGTKKQEYQDTLDQLIRDMRSDMGLNKCFLYRVGCPQNRKETSWYGIQAAQDYLCQSYDWMVMAYSGCGTFTIGNGLLREGVHYTQNGYNIMGNESASVIVDSLFNKNSSSEFETEMYGTPLLPQDQIWRYTYGRLLVGSDGNLTLFDKSNTGYSYRTINISRIEMLEDKVRLYLQSRANWILGLDVEMNEGGKVFGVQCFPTVASVGNNEFAIDLSFLMDVSFAVSKDGDLMRAPDLSSSSIPPFVSENITIDKSNGILITHGGITGFPVLFGVNGGTVSISNISGKSFVISSSSGALITLNRMKVKPTSLPRSMQVAIKAIICEKKE
- a CDS encoding acyltransferase family protein gives rise to the protein MQKKKFRTDINGMRAIAVLLVILFHFDNSLAPAGFIGVDIFFVISGYLMTSIILTGIENNNFSIIKFYSARCKRIIPALMLLIFILVFLSYFLIEPNDYKKIGIHARDSLLFISNITYFNESGYFDVESMEKFLLHTWSLSVEWQFYLIYPLIILAISKITTSSNTRKSLVFLFFVSLILSSVITKIDPSQAYYMIHTRAWEMMAGGLAFAYPVAKVSEKNKKILFFLCLIIIIFASYFFDSNTPWPSFYASIPVVATAIILAINYEKNFILSNPIFQKIGLWSYSIYLFHWPLLVITKKLNLELSLIIYLTITFILAISSYYLIEKRRLKIVFIIPFYIIILIACQYIAKDGVTQRIDKKTQEYSKNYKFYYNPWVLYRDKQNDILYFNENLPSKKIILSGDSFALMYVEAMKEYGVNFELYSNESCNTTMINDSYKGSRNCITMKNKFLERIAKNDDSPVIISQRWDLYLKGLDKVQTENKIKLFLDNLKNKGQNRKFYILGDYHQPSYNPYSCLLNSQTMQSNFLSDLLHSERCEKMESKDKDSLRTDVDIEGIFKLLTLQYDNIEFISMRDEQCNKFSCTIIENDNPIIIKPHLTKFGAEKFTKFIMNKINYK
- a CDS encoding M15 family metallopeptidase — encoded protein: MSLVDKQNTFTGMVAKLITFAQQNGYKLTFGEAYRTPEQAQLNAKKGSGISNSLHTQRLAVDFNLFDANGKYLTATSDYKELGEYWESLGGSWGGRFKTRPDGNHFSLEHNGVR
- a CDS encoding putative holin — translated: MQEDVYTKAGIGTTAFLGYFAGLPAEVVMGSLLGAIFFTTAATEYNFKRRSLLAFLSFVCGLIFFSPAATIFISVTGLFGVKPEQYEIEHIDAVGAFVSALLVVKLSVKAYGRADIPKQGGQQ
- a CDS encoding phage holin family protein: MKCETLLTIVNAIICTVIFLRVFYFKRDGRQHCKKGGWLAFLILAYSSSVPIRAYFDPNYHADIYNIFANILICTTLLVSKGNVIKFIKG
- a CDS encoding Rha family transcriptional regulator yields the protein MTNQFPINLNPEIVVNNKGQAVTSSQSVAAFFIKRHDDVLKKIRNLDCSPEFHNRNFAEMSINLKIGNGAMRKTPFFQMTKNGFVFLVMGFTGKKAAQFKEAYISEFDRMEAELAEERYLSIGNSTDKKGLIALVDQLQRTIHEGEFIPAGQVAKEYSFPRTRKNRIELLDDFMRNPKKDVLHNLLTYLKKDGHNVDEAERTLRWVRESLLEMNGAMQEIRTHHQYVESLISRL